A single region of the Acetivibrio cellulolyticus CD2 genome encodes:
- the mnmH gene encoding tRNA 2-selenouridine(34) synthase MnmH yields the protein MIDKTSSDFERIVIEGIPLIDVRAPIEYEKGAFINSVNLPIMDDEERRLVGICYKEKGNEEAVKLGHKLVSGEVKQARIDAWSSFVEKNPDCMLYCFRGGQRSAISQEWLYERTGKVITRLEGGYKAFRNYLINSLEPSEQNAIPVLLGGYTGSSKTKLLKMLENSVDLEGLANHRGSTFGRYITPQPTQIDFENNLAYVMIHHKHKSYKHIILEDEGSNVGRCYIPKPLHGFFSSGDYVLIDLPVEERVQNTVNEYVVQSQADYVKTFGEEQGLKEWFGYISSSIERIKKRLGGDRYKLIMDSFEQAFKEQMTSGSYHHHEGWIELLLKEYYDPMYYHQIQNSTRKILFRGNYEDTWEYLKTLNQIRV from the coding sequence ATGATTGATAAAACAAGCAGTGATTTTGAGCGGATTGTTATTGAAGGAATACCCCTAATAGATGTACGTGCTCCAATTGAGTATGAAAAAGGAGCATTTATAAATTCTGTAAATTTACCAATTATGGATGATGAGGAAAGACGCCTTGTTGGGATATGTTATAAGGAGAAGGGGAACGAAGAAGCGGTTAAATTGGGACACAAATTAGTGTCTGGTGAAGTTAAACAAGCACGTATAGATGCCTGGAGTTCTTTTGTTGAAAAGAACCCTGACTGTATGCTTTATTGCTTCAGGGGAGGGCAGCGCTCAGCGATAAGTCAGGAGTGGCTATATGAAAGGACAGGAAAAGTAATAACCCGTCTTGAAGGTGGATATAAAGCTTTCCGTAACTATTTGATTAATTCACTTGAACCATCTGAACAAAATGCAATACCTGTTTTGCTTGGAGGTTATACGGGTTCGAGTAAAACGAAATTATTGAAAATGCTAGAAAATTCGGTTGACCTTGAAGGGCTTGCAAATCATAGGGGTTCAACGTTTGGAAGATATATCACGCCTCAGCCTACGCAGATTGACTTTGAAAACAATCTGGCTTATGTAATGATACATCACAAACATAAGTCGTATAAGCATATTATACTGGAAGATGAAGGCTCCAATGTCGGTAGATGCTATATTCCGAAGCCTCTGCATGGGTTTTTCAGCAGTGGGGATTATGTACTTATAGACCTCCCGGTTGAAGAACGTGTTCAAAACACTGTGAATGAGTATGTAGTCCAATCACAAGCTGATTATGTTAAGACCTTTGGTGAAGAACAAGGATTAAAGGAGTGGTTTGGCTATATAAGCAGTAGTATAGAAAGGATAAAGAAAAGGCTCGGTGGCGATCGATACAAACTCATAATGGATTCATTTGAGCAGGCATTTAAAGAACAGATGACTTCAGGAAGTTATCACCATCACGAAGGCTGGATAGAATTGCTTCTAAAGGAATACTATGATCCTATGTATTATCACCAGATACAAAACAGCACGAGGAAAATCTTATTCAGAGGAAACTATGAAGATACTTGGGAGTATTTGAAAACCCTTAATCAAATTAGGGTTTAA